Genomic segment of Dongia rigui:
CCAGCTGGGCCGCATTGCCGGAGAGGGTCAGGGCCGGGCCGCCAATGCGAATGCGGTCGTCGAACAGATCCTTGAAATGCGCCAGCTGGGTCCGTACCAGGTCGTCAAGGGCAACGCCGTCCCAGACGTTCTGTGTCAGCAGATTCTGGTGTTCGGCCAGCGCCTGCAGACGTTCCTCGAAGCGCCCCAGAAAATCGGCGCCGCCGGTAGCGCCCAGTTGTCGCGCCACCGCCTGAACCAGGCTCAGGGTATTCTTGGCGCGATGGCTGACCTCGCGCGTCAGAAAGCGTTCCCGGGCCTCGGCATGGCGCCGTTCGGTCACGTCGACGATGGAGCCGATCAGCTGCACGGCCTTGCCGTTCGTGTCGCGGATGATCTGGCCGTGATCTTCGACATCACGCCAGGATCCATCGCCGTGGCGGATACGGTAGTTCGAGCTGTAGCGCTGGCAAGCGGAATCGCTAAGGCATGCATCGTGATAGGTGACATGCGCTGGCGCGTCGTCGGGATGGATGCGTCCACGCCACCAATCGCTGTTGCCAAGATCGACCTCGTTCTCGCCGACGAACCGCTCCAGGCCGTAGGCGAAGACCGCAGTGCCATCGTCGGGTCGCGTCTCATAGATCAGCGCGTTGGTGGCGTCCGCCGCATGGCGGAAGCGCTTGTCGCTGGCTTGGAGCGAGGCGGTTTGCGCCTGGACGCGGGATTGCAGGTTCCGATTGGCGACCTTGAGGGCCTGCATCGATTGCCGGCGCTGTCGCGCCAGCGTGCCAAGCACCAGCGCCAACAATGACGCCACGACCAGGAACAGCTGCACCATGAATTGCTGCATCCCGGTCGAGACGCCGAGGCGCGTCACGGTACCTTCGCCGGCCAAGGTATAATGGCTGGCCGTCAGCGCAATCAGCAGCGACGTCAGTGCCGCACCCAGCGTTTCAAAGCGAAGCGCTGCCCACAGCACCGGCAGCAACAGCAGGAAGTCGAACGGATAACGTCCGGTGAAAACCAGATGCGCCGTCACCACGGATAGCGCCACCAGGCAGGCAACCTCGATCCAGCGGGCGGTTTCGACGCGGCGCCATTTGCGCCAGTTCTGCAGGACCGTGAGGACGGCCGGCGTAAAGACCAGCACGCCGGACGCATCGCCCACCCACCACAGCGGCCAGGCGTCGGGGAAGGACTGGCGTGCGGTGAGGGACACCGTGGCGGCCCCGACCGTCGCACCGACGACGGGCGCGAGCAGGCCGGCCAGGGTGAAGGCCAGGATGTCGCGCAGATCGCTGAAACGGAACGAGGCGATCTTCCCCCAGCGGAGGAAAGTGGCGCCGGCCACGGCTTCCAAGGCATTGCCGGTGAAGATCATCAGGCCGGGGACGGGGCTGAGGTGGAAGAAGACGGCGCCAGCCGCAAGTTCGGCCATCAACCCGGTGCCGATCCACCAAGGCCAGCTGCGCCGATCGGCAATGAGGAGAAGTCCCAGCAACAATCCACCCGGCGGCCAGATCGTGATACCGGCCACATCGGCAGAACCCAGCTGGTCCGCCAGCCAGCAGAAGGCAAAGTAGGTGAGCGCGAACAGCCCAAGGGAGAGAAGCGACGGCCGCCTTACGCTGCCGCCGGGCCGCGTCCCAGCCTGCCGCCGACCGACCATGCCCAGTTCCCCCAAAACCGGCCCCGTCTACGCGAGAGGGCATGGGAAGTTAATCCCCGAGCCGGGCGATAAGCCAGCGAAACTTCGCCGATAAACCCGAAAACGGGCGGATATTCCGTCAGGAACCCTTGCGCGCGTCCGCGATAAGACCCTTGAGTTCCTCGATCGAAAGCGCGCCCGGCATGACATGATCGCCGACGATGAAGGTGGGGGTCGAGCGGATGCCGAGTGCCAGCGCCAGTTCGTGATTGGCGGTCAGCTGCTTTTCAATGGCCTCCGACTTCATATCGGCCACCAGTTGCTCGCCATTGAGGCCTACCGCCGCGGCGACGCCGGCGATGGAATCGAGATCGAGCTGCCCGCGATGGGCCATCAGCGCCTGATGGAAGGCCAAGTATTTGCCCTGCTTCTGGGCCGCGAGCGCTGCGCGCGACGCCAGCACGGATGGGTCGCCGAGGATCGGGAATTCCTTGAACACGATCCGGAGCTTCGGATCGTCTTTGAGCAGCCCTTCCAGGGCCGGCGATACCTGTTTGCAATAGGGGCATTTGTAATCGAAGAATTCGACCAGCGTCACATCGCCCAGCGGATTGCCGGCGACCGGCGCATCGGCATCGGCAAAGAGCTGGTCCTTGTACTTGGTGACGGCCTCCGACTGGCGGTCCGCCTTGGCTGCTTCCTCCTTGGCCTGCAAGGCCTGGATGGCGTCGCGTATGGTTTCAGGATTCTGCAGCAGGTAGTCGCGCGACAGCTTGCCGATCTCCTCGGCCTGCGCGGTCGTGAAGACGGCGCTGGACAGGGCCGCCTGCGGTGCCGTCTTTGGCTGAAGGATGCCAAGGCTGATGGCAAGGGCCGCTGCACTGAGGGCGAGGGCTGCCAGACCGGGAAGGTGACGCAGGAAACCAGACATGGGTCGAAATCCTTGGAACTGATGTGAATCGGTTGCGCCGCGTGGGGCTATTTGTTGGCCTTGATCATCTGCGCTTCGCTGATAATGTCATTGGCCTTGAGCCAGCCCGGCGATCCGGCAGGCAAGCCTTCGAGTGCGCGCTTGGCCTGCGCCCAGGCCTCGTCGGAGTTCCCCTGCGCCATCGCCTGTTCCGCCTGCGCCAGGGACGACATCGGCAGATTGCCGTCGCGCCCATAGGCCACGGACAGGAAATACCAGGCGCGCGAATTCCGTGGCTCGATCGTGGTCACGGCCTCGAGGTGCCGGATGGCGCTCTTGGTCAGTTCCGGCTCTTCCAGTTCGATCTCGACCTGCGCCACTTCCAGCCCCAGCAACGGTTCGGTCGGGAGCTGGTTGAAGGCGGCGGTATAGAGCGGCAGCGCTTCCCGCAGCTTGCCGTTCTCGAACAGGATCTGTGCTTTCTGCTCCAGGAAGTAGGGATCGTTGGGAATGTCGGCGAGCAGGCTGTCCATCAGTTGCAGCGCCTCCGGCATGCGGCTCACCCGAAACAGCGCGATGGCACGGGCATAGCGCGCGCCAATGGATGTATCGGTCTTGGGGAACTCCTGCTCCACGCGCTGCAGCGGCCAGATATAGCCCTTCAGCTTCGCCACCATCCGCTCGTGTCGCGCGATATCCTCGGGCGGGTCCTTGGCATCGCTATAGGCCGATTCACTGACATGCTGCTCGACCGCCGAAACGCGGTCGGTGGTGAGCGGGTGGGTCAGCAGATAGGGGTCCTGGTTCTGCGGCAGCAGGAATTCCTGCTCCTCCAGCTTTTCGAAAAACTCGGCCATGCCGCGCGAGGACTGGTGGGTCGCATCGAGAAAGCCCATGCCGGCCTGGTCGGCGGCGGCCTCCTGGGTGCGCGAATATTGGAGCAATGATCGCTTGGCAATCTCATTGCCCAGCGTCGTACCGGCGATGACTGCGCCACCATTGCCACTCGCGACGGCAGCACCGGCGCCCAGCAGCATACCGATGATCTGCTCGATGGTGGCGTTCTTGAGCTCGTCCTGGATGCGCGACAGATGCGCCCCGGCGATATGGCCGGTTTCGTGGGCGATGACCCCCTTCACCTGGTTGGGCGTGTCGGCCCGCAACAGGAGGCCGGTATTGATGAACAAGCGCTGGCCGCCAGCGACAAATGCGTTGATTGAATCTTCGTTGACCAGCAGCACCCGGATCGCCAGCGGATCCAGCCCGGCGGCCCGGAAAAGGGGGTCGGCATAGGCGCGGATGGTGGATTCGATCTCGGCATCGCGGATCAGGCTTAAGGCCCGCTGCTGGGCCAGGGCAGGCCCGGCCGGCAGCGCGAGGCTCAAAGCCAGCAGCAAAGTGCCGATTTGTGCCCCGATTCGCCGGCAAACCTGCGTCGCATTGGCTCGGTTGATCAATCCGGGCTTCCTTCTCTATGCTCCCCGGCAATCGGGGTTTCGACCCAACAACTGGAATCAGGGCGGAGTTCACTAAATGTCTGTTCCCTATCATAACGGCCAAGCCGTGACCGGCAAGCACGGCCCGGAGACACATTCCGGTGACCGGCGATTCGCCGCCGCCCAGTCATTTGTCCAGCCGTCATTTGTCCAGCCGTCAAATGGCCGGCGGATGGGGGCCCTGGGCCTTGCTGGCGTCGCCCTGCTGCCGACCCTGCTCCTCGCCAGCTGCGGCGGCAACACGCGCTCCGTCGCCTCCGATGCGACCCAGATCGACGGCTTTCGCGCTGGTGTCGTCGCGGACGAGCCGCGCGCCGCGCTGATCGGCCGCACGGCCATCGCGGCTGGCGGTAACGCGGCGGATGGCGTCGTGGCGGCCTATTTCGCCTTGTCGGTTACCTTGCCGAGTGCCGCCGGCCTTGGTGGTGGTGGCATCTGCATTGCCCATGATGCGGACAAGAAGACCACCGACGTCATCGACTTCCTGCCGCGGGCGGCAGCCGGTGGCGCCGTCGCGGTGCCAGGGAATGTCCGTGGCATGGCGGCCCTCAATGCGCGTTACGGCAAGCTGCCCTTGGCGCAGCTGGTGGGACCGGCCGAAGGCCTGGCGACGCAGGGTGTCCCCATCAGCAAGGCGCTGGCCCGGGACCTCACACAATACGGACAGACACTCGCCGAGGATCCCAGCCTGCAGGCAAGCTTCTACAAGCTCGATGGCACAGCGCTTGCCGAGGGCGACAACATGCGCCCGGTCGACCTGGCAGCGACCCTCGGCCAGATCCGCGCCCAGGGCGTGAACGCCTTCTACAGCGGCCTTCTGGGCCAAAAGCTGGTCGAAGGGGCGCAGGCCATCGGTGCGCCGCTCACCATCGACGATCTGCGGAACTACAAGGT
This window contains:
- a CDS encoding gamma-glutamyltransferase; this translates as MSVPYHNGQAVTGKHGPETHSGDRRFAAAQSFVQPSFVQPSNGRRMGALGLAGVALLPTLLLASCGGNTRSVASDATQIDGFRAGVVADEPRAALIGRTAIAAGGNAADGVVAAYFALSVTLPSAAGLGGGGICIAHDADKKTTDVIDFLPRAAAGGAVAVPGNVRGMAALNARYGKLPLAQLVGPAEGLATQGVPISKALARDLTQYGQTLAEDPSLQASFYKLDGTALAEGDNMRPVDLAATLGQIRAQGVNAFYSGLLGQKLVEGAQAIGAPLTIDDLRNYKVQIYPPVDVPFTDLSLYVAPPPASGGVMTAQAVSLLVGGDNAPAGQQAISREIMAARGAWMQPDGLSQQQPLDLIAADKVKALASQSSITLPQENTSAASIVAVDSDGVAVACTFTMNAPFGAARVAQGTGIVLAPAPNDQGVGFSTLSPVMVASKFNGQVYFMAGAAGGAPGALAEGLILDAVMRRAMPLDQAMQLPRAYADGSQQVDEGQGLRIGRVNAIFCSEATPSDPDSCQLRNDYRGYGLASILGQE
- a CDS encoding MASE1 domain-containing protein translates to MVGRRQAGTRPGGSVRRPSLLSLGLFALTYFAFCWLADQLGSADVAGITIWPPGGLLLGLLLIADRRSWPWWIGTGLMAELAAGAVFFHLSPVPGLMIFTGNALEAVAGATFLRWGKIASFRFSDLRDILAFTLAGLLAPVVGATVGAATVSLTARQSFPDAWPLWWVGDASGVLVFTPAVLTVLQNWRKWRRVETARWIEVACLVALSVVTAHLVFTGRYPFDFLLLLPVLWAALRFETLGAALTSLLIALTASHYTLAGEGTVTRLGVSTGMQQFMVQLFLVVASLLALVLGTLARQRRQSMQALKVANRNLQSRVQAQTASLQASDKRFRHAADATNALIYETRPDDGTAVFAYGLERFVGENEVDLGNSDWWRGRIHPDDAPAHVTYHDACLSDSACQRYSSNYRIRHGDGSWRDVEDHGQIIRDTNGKAVQLIGSIVDVTERRHAEARERFLTREVSHRAKNTLSLVQAVARQLGATGGADFLGRFEERLQALAEHQNLLTQNVWDGVALDDLVRTQLAHFKDLFDDRIRIGGPALTLSGNAAQLVGMALHELATNAAKYGALSSDTGRIGITWQISAADDRFLMRWIESGGPRVKAPKHRGFGSTVIERMIRTSFGAQVILDFQATGLIWQFTCPSATLREMAATSAAAPVLPRP
- a CDS encoding M48 family metalloprotease — encoded protein: MINRANATQVCRRIGAQIGTLLLALSLALPAGPALAQQRALSLIRDAEIESTIRAYADPLFRAAGLDPLAIRVLLVNEDSINAFVAGGQRLFINTGLLLRADTPNQVKGVIAHETGHIAGAHLSRIQDELKNATIEQIIGMLLGAGAAVASGNGGAVIAGTTLGNEIAKRSLLQYSRTQEAAADQAGMGFLDATHQSSRGMAEFFEKLEEQEFLLPQNQDPYLLTHPLTTDRVSAVEQHVSESAYSDAKDPPEDIARHERMVAKLKGYIWPLQRVEQEFPKTDTSIGARYARAIALFRVSRMPEALQLMDSLLADIPNDPYFLEQKAQILFENGKLREALPLYTAAFNQLPTEPLLGLEVAQVEIELEEPELTKSAIRHLEAVTTIEPRNSRAWYFLSVAYGRDGNLPMSSLAQAEQAMAQGNSDEAWAQAKRALEGLPAGSPGWLKANDIISEAQMIKANK
- a CDS encoding DsbA family protein, encoding MSGFLRHLPGLAALALSAAALAISLGILQPKTAPQAALSSAVFTTAQAEEIGKLSRDYLLQNPETIRDAIQALQAKEEAAKADRQSEAVTKYKDQLFADADAPVAGNPLGDVTLVEFFDYKCPYCKQVSPALEGLLKDDPKLRIVFKEFPILGDPSVLASRAALAAQKQGKYLAFHQALMAHRGQLDLDSIAGVAAAVGLNGEQLVADMKSEAIEKQLTANHELALALGIRSTPTFIVGDHVMPGALSIEELKGLIADARKGS